In Microbacterium foliorum, the following proteins share a genomic window:
- the aztB gene encoding zinc ABC transporter permease AztB has protein sequence MSAHPTGLLDPFTLDFLQRGMLGGALVAILCAIVGTWVVIRGMAFLGEALAHGMLPGVALATVLSLPVLVGGALSAIAMSLGIGALQRRARLSYDTSIGLLFVSMLALGVIIISHSGSFATDATAILFGDILAISSGDLVLLAAAATIGLMVAALFHRSFVALSLDARIASVLGLRPQIAQAALVGLVTLAVVASYQAVGSMLVVGLLLAPAVAAGHWTTRIPTRMALSALFGVAAVLLGLLASWYAATAAGASVAASAILLACLSWTVRAALDSRVARTQHV, from the coding sequence GTGAGTGCTCATCCGACCGGACTTCTCGACCCGTTCACCCTCGACTTCCTGCAGCGGGGGATGCTCGGCGGGGCGCTCGTCGCGATCCTCTGCGCGATCGTCGGCACGTGGGTGGTCATCCGCGGAATGGCATTCCTCGGCGAAGCACTGGCGCACGGCATGCTTCCGGGCGTCGCCCTGGCCACCGTGCTCTCGCTGCCGGTGCTCGTCGGCGGAGCGCTCAGCGCCATCGCGATGAGCCTGGGAATCGGCGCGCTGCAGCGGCGCGCTCGCCTCTCGTACGACACCAGCATCGGGCTGCTGTTCGTGTCGATGCTGGCGCTGGGGGTCATCATCATCTCCCACTCCGGCAGCTTCGCCACCGATGCGACCGCCATCCTGTTCGGCGACATCCTCGCGATCAGCTCCGGCGACCTCGTGCTGCTCGCCGCGGCCGCCACGATCGGGCTGATGGTCGCCGCGCTGTTCCACCGCTCGTTCGTCGCCCTGTCCCTCGACGCGCGCATCGCATCGGTGCTGGGGCTGCGTCCGCAGATCGCACAGGCGGCGCTCGTCGGGCTCGTGACTCTCGCCGTCGTCGCGTCCTACCAGGCGGTCGGCTCGATGCTCGTCGTCGGACTGCTGCTCGCCCCGGCCGTCGCCGCCGGCCATTGGACCACCCGCATCCCGACCCGCATGGCACTGTCCGCGCTCTTCGGCGTGGCCGCCGTGCTCCTCGGCCTTCTCGCGTCCTGGTACGCCGCAACGGCAGCCGGCGCCTCCGTCGCGGCATCCGCGATCCTGCTCGCCTGCCTCTCGTGGACGGTGCGGGCAGCCCTCGACTCTCGCGTGGCCCGGACGCAACACGTCTGA
- the aztA gene encoding zinc ABC transporter ATP-binding protein AztA, producing the protein MTFLGSVQTVAARLTGINVSFDGRAALSGIDVDVPSATVTVITGPNGAGKSTLLEVLAGTREHAGERNVSGSVAFVPQRAAIPQGLPVSVRDVVSVGAWGRLGLWRRMDATSRELVERSMDRLDIGALSRHPFASLSGGQQQRTLLAQGLARDADLLLLDEPTTGLDATSGLRIREVLREEAARGVAVVCVSHDPAVIGDAEHVVALIEGRVRVDG; encoded by the coding sequence ATGACTTTTCTCGGATCGGTCCAGACCGTGGCCGCACGCCTGACGGGCATCAACGTCTCCTTCGACGGTCGCGCCGCGCTGTCGGGCATCGACGTCGACGTGCCATCGGCGACGGTGACCGTCATCACCGGCCCGAACGGAGCCGGCAAATCGACGCTGCTCGAGGTCCTCGCCGGAACGCGGGAGCATGCCGGCGAGCGGAATGTCAGCGGGAGCGTCGCCTTCGTGCCGCAGCGAGCGGCGATCCCGCAGGGGCTCCCGGTCTCAGTGAGAGACGTGGTGAGCGTCGGTGCGTGGGGCCGGCTCGGACTGTGGCGACGAATGGATGCCACGTCGCGCGAGCTCGTCGAGCGATCGATGGATCGACTCGACATCGGCGCGCTCTCACGGCATCCGTTCGCGTCTCTCTCGGGTGGTCAGCAGCAGCGCACCCTGCTCGCCCAGGGTCTGGCACGTGACGCCGACCTGCTGCTGCTCGATGAACCGACGACGGGTCTCGACGCGACGAGCGGACTCCGCATCCGAGAGGTGCTGCGCGAGGAGGCGGCGCGCGGTGTCGCCGTCGTCTGCGTCTCGCACGACCCCGCTGTCATCGGCGATGCCGAGCACGTGGTCGCCCTGATCGAGGGGCGAGTTCGCGTCGACGGCTGA
- a CDS encoding HEAT repeat domain-containing protein, with protein sequence MNDNSPTAQVTRLRDALRAADASARLQAALTAGIRADDAYLSTLIDRCAVEPDFYVRDMLTWAITRHDRTRAVDLLLPELRSANPQARSQALHSLSKIQDPRAWPAITTDLLRDADAEVAKTAWRTAAGLAPESERGELARELGRNFGRGDGELQRSLSRAIAMLGPAAEPVVEEASESRDPGVRAHALATAHVMANPDDSFETAVEEARRVAALRAAPTIEGH encoded by the coding sequence ATGAACGACAACAGCCCGACGGCACAGGTGACACGGCTTCGCGATGCTCTGCGCGCAGCCGACGCGTCCGCTCGACTGCAGGCAGCTCTCACGGCGGGCATCCGTGCAGACGACGCATATCTCTCGACCCTCATCGACCGGTGTGCGGTGGAACCGGACTTCTACGTGCGCGACATGCTCACGTGGGCGATCACCCGTCACGATCGCACCCGGGCCGTCGACCTCTTGCTGCCTGAACTCCGTTCCGCGAACCCGCAGGCACGGAGTCAAGCACTGCACAGCCTGTCGAAGATCCAGGACCCTCGGGCCTGGCCGGCAATCACGACCGACCTGCTGCGCGATGCGGATGCAGAAGTCGCAAAGACGGCATGGCGCACCGCGGCAGGACTCGCGCCCGAGAGCGAACGCGGCGAGTTGGCTCGTGAACTCGGGAGGAACTTCGGCCGGGGCGATGGAGAGCTCCAGCGCAGCCTCAGCCGCGCGATCGCCATGCTCGGTCCCGCGGCCGAACCAGTGGTCGAGGAGGCCTCCGAGTCCAGGGACCCGGGCGTTCGAGCTCACGCTCTCGCCACTGCGCATGTGATGGCGAACCCCGACGACAGCTTCGAGACCGCCGTCGAAGAAGCACGACGCGTGGCCGCGCTTCGCGCTGCGCCGACGATCGAGGGCCACTGA
- a CDS encoding MerR family transcriptional regulator encodes MLIGEVARRSGVSARMLRHYDRIGLLSPSARTASGYRQYTEADLQRLFHVESLRSLGFSLSEIATNLDIDDFAPGKLVDQLAERARVKLIATEELLSRLERIRASEPRGWLDVLRIVELIRGFDSSSASDRQRLALSLDTVDESSTAVLVEAVLRETEPNVAGALLWSIARMGDAAVPALTRALDSHEQSRCRRALEALLKIGTPRSLAVVAARTAHSDGHVRARANLIAGANGDDRTVPSLVTMVAVGELDIEAAEALETLAQSEQGARRVARQAGIATHAADANGRRRLAGMLASIPGAEAEATLRLLATAADSAVALTARAHLQARAT; translated from the coding sequence GTGCTGATCGGCGAGGTCGCACGGCGAAGCGGAGTCAGTGCACGGATGCTGCGCCATTACGACCGCATCGGTCTCCTTTCGCCATCCGCGCGCACGGCGAGCGGCTACCGGCAGTACACGGAAGCGGACCTGCAGCGACTCTTCCATGTCGAGAGCCTGCGCTCGCTCGGATTCAGCCTGTCGGAGATCGCGACGAACCTCGACATCGACGACTTCGCCCCGGGGAAGCTCGTCGACCAACTCGCTGAGCGCGCTCGGGTGAAGCTGATCGCGACAGAGGAGCTTCTGTCACGGCTCGAACGAATAAGAGCGAGCGAGCCTCGCGGCTGGTTGGACGTGCTGCGTATCGTCGAACTCATACGCGGGTTCGACTCCAGCAGTGCGTCCGACCGGCAGCGGTTGGCACTGTCGTTGGACACGGTCGACGAAAGCAGCACCGCAGTTCTCGTGGAGGCCGTGCTTCGCGAGACTGAGCCGAACGTGGCCGGTGCGCTCCTCTGGTCGATCGCTCGAATGGGTGACGCCGCCGTACCCGCACTCACTCGAGCGCTCGACTCGCACGAGCAGTCGCGATGCCGTCGCGCGCTCGAAGCGCTGCTGAAGATCGGGACGCCGAGATCGCTGGCCGTCGTCGCTGCACGAACCGCCCACAGCGATGGACACGTGCGCGCGCGGGCCAACCTCATCGCGGGCGCGAACGGCGACGACCGAACCGTTCCGTCGCTGGTCACGATGGTGGCGGTGGGTGAGTTGGATATCGAAGCGGCAGAGGCGCTCGAGACCCTCGCTCAGAGCGAGCAGGGTGCGAGGCGCGTGGCCCGCCAGGCCGGCATCGCCACCCATGCCGCGGACGCGAACGGGCGCCGACGCCTCGCGGGAATGCTCGCCTCCATACCGGGCGCGGAAGCGGAAGCGACTCTGCGCCTGCTCGCGACCGCCGCCGACAGCGCCGTCGCACTGACCGCCCGTGCCCACCTCCAGGCTCGCGCCACCTGA
- a CDS encoding LuxR C-terminal-related transcriptional regulator — MADSIRIVIVDDHSIFRSGLRADLDASVEVVGEAADVPSAIAMISETVPDVVLLDVHLPGGSGDDSTGGESVIRGSLPTTARFLALSVSDAAADVVRVIRAGARGYITKGSSGGEVSRAVHAVAGGDAVFSPRLAGFVLDAFGAVAGEIATTTDELDRLSAREQEVMRLIARGYAYKEVAAELFISIKTVETHVSSVLRKLQLSSRHELTVWASQRRLL, encoded by the coding sequence GTGGCTGACAGCATCCGGATCGTGATCGTCGACGACCACTCGATCTTCCGCTCGGGGCTCCGCGCCGATCTCGACGCGAGCGTCGAGGTGGTCGGCGAGGCGGCCGACGTGCCGTCCGCCATTGCGATGATCAGCGAGACCGTGCCCGATGTCGTGCTCCTCGACGTGCACCTTCCCGGCGGCAGCGGCGACGACTCCACCGGCGGCGAGTCGGTGATCCGCGGCTCGCTGCCGACGACGGCCCGGTTCCTGGCCCTGAGCGTGTCGGATGCCGCAGCCGACGTCGTGCGAGTGATTCGCGCTGGGGCGCGCGGCTACATCACGAAGGGCTCATCGGGCGGGGAGGTCAGCCGCGCAGTGCACGCCGTCGCAGGCGGGGATGCGGTGTTCTCGCCGCGGCTCGCCGGGTTCGTGCTCGATGCGTTCGGCGCTGTCGCCGGCGAGATCGCCACGACGACCGACGAACTCGACCGACTGTCGGCGCGCGAGCAGGAGGTGATGCGGCTGATCGCCCGCGGCTACGCCTACAAGGAGGTGGCCGCCGAGCTGTTCATCTCGATCAAGACGGTCGAGACGCACGTCTCATCGGTGTTGCGGAAGCTGCAGCTGTCTTCGCGACACGAGCTCACGGTGTGGGCCTCGCAGCGCCGGCTGCTCTAG
- a CDS encoding ATP-binding protein, which translates to MSSSATASARPVRTAVSPRAGEDPQPEPRPVLTRDRDCLVAGVSAGLARHLGVRVWMVRALFIALTMCGGAGILLYAWCWAFTPWTDGDDTPTRRVPVAWMLLAPAAVGMLIVLFWRGGSDWLSGTIPPDAAAVVMFGTVGAATGAGLWATLIDRTDTARGPRHTMLVRILSVALLAMLFGLLLTRPVGSTGVALVLVPLAGILAVLLSTLIPRWRDLAGERVRRIREEQRSEMAAHLHDSVLQTLALIQNRAGASSEAARLARAQERELRAWLYDGDAPADSDLATDLRDYAGGLELDYPVRIDVVSAGLSTERASGELAAAAREAMLNAARHATGEVSVYIEGTTTDVDVFVRDRGSGFRLDDVPSDRLGVRESIIGRMRRAGGSGTVRSDESGTEVHLRLSTVPRGAANAQAPNAQGNTDEGEDARG; encoded by the coding sequence ATGTCCTCTTCCGCGACCGCCTCTGCGCGACCCGTTCGCACCGCCGTGTCGCCGCGAGCGGGAGAAGACCCCCAGCCCGAGCCGCGTCCAGTGCTGACGCGCGACCGCGACTGCCTGGTCGCGGGTGTCAGCGCCGGTCTCGCCCGTCACCTGGGTGTGCGGGTGTGGATGGTCCGTGCGCTCTTCATCGCTCTCACGATGTGCGGCGGGGCCGGCATCCTGCTCTACGCCTGGTGCTGGGCTTTCACGCCCTGGACGGACGGCGACGACACTCCGACGCGACGGGTGCCCGTGGCCTGGATGCTGCTCGCACCTGCAGCCGTCGGCATGCTCATCGTGCTCTTCTGGCGTGGGGGCAGCGACTGGCTCTCAGGAACGATTCCACCGGATGCGGCGGCCGTGGTCATGTTCGGCACCGTGGGGGCGGCGACCGGGGCCGGGCTGTGGGCGACCCTGATCGATCGGACCGACACCGCCCGCGGACCTCGGCACACGATGCTGGTCCGGATCCTCTCGGTCGCACTCCTCGCGATGCTGTTCGGTCTGCTCCTGACCCGGCCGGTCGGCAGCACAGGTGTCGCGCTCGTGCTGGTCCCGCTCGCCGGGATCCTCGCCGTGCTGCTGTCGACCCTGATCCCGCGGTGGCGCGACCTGGCGGGCGAGCGTGTGCGGCGCATCCGTGAAGAGCAGCGGAGCGAGATGGCCGCGCACCTGCATGATTCTGTGCTGCAGACTCTCGCGCTGATCCAGAACAGGGCGGGAGCATCGAGCGAGGCGGCTCGGCTCGCGAGAGCGCAGGAGCGTGAGCTGCGCGCCTGGCTGTATGACGGCGATGCCCCGGCCGACAGCGATCTGGCGACCGACCTGCGCGACTACGCCGGGGGCCTCGAGCTCGACTATCCGGTGCGGATCGACGTGGTCTCGGCCGGCCTCTCCACGGAGCGCGCGAGCGGGGAACTCGCCGCGGCGGCGCGAGAGGCGATGCTGAACGCAGCACGGCACGCGACGGGCGAGGTCTCGGTCTACATCGAGGGCACCACGACCGACGTCGACGTGTTCGTGCGCGATCGAGGCTCCGGCTTCCGGCTCGATGACGTGCCCAGCGACCGCCTGGGCGTGCGGGAGTCGATCATCGGTCGGATGCGCAGAGCCGGGGGCTCAGGCACCGTGCGCAGCGACGAGAGCGGCACCGAGGTGCATCTGCGACTGTCAACCGTGCCCCGGGGAGCGGCGAACGCGCAGGCGCCGAACGCGCAGGGGAACACGGATGAAGGCGAGGACGCTCGTGGCTGA
- a CDS encoding PspC domain-containing protein, which yields MTIPTAPPPPADQAAPPRPAVPHGAERFLLWVAGLGVARSDGWLGGVAAGIAARLRIDPLIVRGVLVVAALFGLPVIFLYALAWALLPDLDGRVHVRDLLHRDYQPVQLGLLGMAIVGLIPTAPLTGRLFGFGYESWSALAVFSWIVGLVVVGGLLFLIVRAASRTPGASAPDLPVGSADQAAPAASVPLGGSGTAEGTDATSADAEYTAPASFGDDVAPAPPAPLPSGVEDPAEVAAWRTQHRAWKEQDQAWRRRQQDAERMARDEVRRERQAEAAVFAAEAAERRRIRRASRPRAGFAIVASVLGLAIVVGALVGLGSGDAAVGGALGLLSAALVLAIGMIVAGALRRRGGFLAFTTVLTLVAGLVAGGFSAFQGVSVGWASISNNEAAHVRQPFGDLYISLNQHRDAPRPIVVEKGAGTTWISVDPGVQLQLRATVGTTDVSWTRVEADTGTIVDSGTWTATERGGDSVVAEAISAENAPTTTVQRVTIDQDSGEINITLIEAEEEDER from the coding sequence ATGACGATTCCGACTGCGCCACCGCCTCCCGCCGACCAGGCCGCCCCGCCGAGGCCGGCCGTTCCGCACGGCGCCGAGCGCTTCCTCCTGTGGGTCGCCGGTCTCGGCGTCGCCCGCTCCGACGGCTGGCTCGGTGGGGTCGCCGCCGGCATCGCGGCCCGGCTGCGGATCGATCCGCTGATCGTGCGCGGCGTGCTCGTGGTGGCAGCGCTCTTCGGTCTGCCGGTGATCTTCCTCTACGCCCTGGCCTGGGCGCTGCTGCCGGATCTCGACGGCCGGGTCCACGTCCGCGACCTGCTGCATCGGGACTACCAGCCCGTGCAGCTCGGTCTTCTGGGCATGGCCATCGTGGGGCTGATTCCGACGGCTCCGCTCACCGGACGCCTGTTCGGGTTCGGATACGAGAGCTGGTCGGCGCTGGCGGTGTTCAGCTGGATCGTCGGGCTGGTCGTCGTGGGCGGCCTGCTCTTCCTGATCGTGCGTGCTGCGAGCCGCACCCCGGGTGCTTCCGCGCCTGATCTGCCGGTGGGTTCCGCAGATCAGGCGGCCCCGGCGGCATCCGTTCCCCTCGGCGGTTCGGGTACCGCCGAGGGGACGGATGCCACATCCGCAGACGCGGAGTACACGGCGCCCGCCTCCTTCGGCGACGACGTCGCGCCTGCTCCTCCCGCGCCGCTGCCCTCCGGGGTGGAGGACCCCGCCGAGGTCGCCGCGTGGCGGACCCAGCACCGGGCGTGGAAAGAGCAGGATCAGGCGTGGCGCCGGCGGCAGCAGGATGCCGAGCGCATGGCCCGCGACGAGGTCAGACGCGAGCGTCAGGCGGAAGCCGCGGTCTTCGCCGCCGAGGCCGCGGAACGCCGTCGCATTCGACGCGCCTCCCGTCCGCGCGCCGGCTTCGCGATCGTCGCCTCAGTGCTCGGCCTCGCCATCGTGGTCGGCGCCCTGGTCGGGCTCGGCAGCGGCGACGCCGCCGTCGGGGGTGCCCTCGGCCTGCTGTCGGCGGCGCTGGTGCTCGCGATCGGAATGATCGTGGCAGGTGCCCTCCGACGGCGCGGCGGCTTCCTCGCCTTCACGACCGTGCTGACGCTCGTCGCCGGACTTGTGGCGGGCGGGTTCTCGGCCTTCCAGGGCGTGAGCGTCGGGTGGGCATCGATCTCGAACAACGAGGCGGCACACGTGCGCCAGCCGTTCGGCGACCTCTACATCTCACTCAACCAGCACCGGGACGCTCCGCGCCCGATCGTCGTGGAGAAGGGCGCCGGTACCACCTGGATCTCGGTCGACCCCGGTGTGCAGCTGCAGCTGCGGGCGACCGTCGGAACCACCGACGTGAGCTGGACGCGCGTCGAGGCCGACACTGGCACGATCGTCGACAGCGGCACGTGGACGGCGACGGAACGCGGCGGGGACTCGGTCGTGGCCGAGGCGATCTCGGCCGAGAACGCACCGACGACGACCGTGCAGCGCGTGACCATCGATCAGGACAGCGGCGAGATCAACATCACCCTCATCGAGGCTGAGGAAGAGGACGAACGATGA
- a CDS encoding NAD(P)-binding domain-containing protein, which yields MATALKGGYLPSGWQSPTLTVMKISVLGLGHMGAAIATHLIDQGQTVTVWNRTAGRASAFASRASVAADAAEALAGADLSILSVLDNAAAHSILEDASEAAAGTLIVNLSSDTPATALALSEWARDRGMRYLSGVMLTPSTIVGQPDSRMLISGATSNLDDAMPVLASIAPDVSVLGSRHELPASFDTALLGVFWTTLAAWAHGTALAKAHGIAGEVIAPHLAAMVNLAAQIGPEFAHDSDHRAYPADTSTIGSTVTTMQHVTAASKDAGVNSALAEAVTVLYERAALEHEHDSPSRVSEAMWRSNEETAGR from the coding sequence GTGGCTACCGCACTTAAAGGTGGCTACTTGCCATCCGGCTGGCAGTCCCCCACGCTGACTGTCATGAAGATCTCAGTACTCGGACTCGGGCACATGGGTGCCGCCATAGCCACCCACCTGATCGACCAGGGCCAGACGGTCACGGTGTGGAATCGAACCGCTGGCCGCGCGTCAGCCTTCGCCAGTCGGGCATCGGTAGCTGCCGATGCAGCCGAGGCGCTCGCTGGCGCCGACCTCAGCATTCTTTCCGTCCTGGACAACGCTGCGGCACACAGCATCCTCGAAGATGCATCCGAGGCGGCAGCCGGAACACTCATCGTCAACCTCAGCTCTGATACGCCTGCGACCGCCCTGGCGCTGAGCGAGTGGGCGCGCGACCGTGGCATGCGCTACCTCTCAGGGGTAATGCTGACCCCTTCGACGATCGTCGGTCAGCCCGATTCGCGCATGCTCATATCAGGGGCGACGTCGAACCTCGACGACGCGATGCCGGTGCTGGCGTCGATCGCCCCAGACGTCTCGGTGCTCGGCAGTCGCCACGAGCTACCCGCCTCATTCGACACGGCTCTGCTCGGTGTGTTCTGGACGACCCTCGCAGCATGGGCGCATGGCACAGCGCTGGCGAAGGCACACGGAATCGCCGGCGAAGTGATCGCGCCGCATCTGGCGGCGATGGTGAACCTCGCCGCTCAGATCGGCCCGGAGTTCGCTCACGACTCTGACCACCGGGCCTATCCTGCTGACACATCGACCATCGGTTCCACCGTCACCACCATGCAGCACGTCACCGCCGCGTCGAAGGACGCGGGCGTGAACTCGGCCCTGGCTGAGGCAGTGACCGTTCTCTACGAACGCGCGGCGCTAGAGCACGAGCACGATTCTCCCTCGCGGGTCAGTGAAGCGATGTGGCGCTCGAACGAGGAGACCGCGGGGCGCTGA
- a CDS encoding winged helix-turn-helix transcriptional regulator: protein MSVVGGKWKPLILWQLHAAPKRHGVLRRSMAGISEKVLTQQLRELEAHGIVRREVFAEVPPRVEYSLTELGQSLNEALRALGDWGEEHADHILTLSDTV, encoded by the coding sequence GTGTCCGTGGTCGGAGGCAAGTGGAAGCCCCTGATCCTCTGGCAGCTCCACGCTGCGCCCAAACGACATGGTGTGCTTCGCCGCTCGATGGCCGGCATCAGTGAGAAGGTGCTCACTCAGCAGCTCCGCGAACTCGAAGCGCATGGCATCGTGCGCCGGGAGGTGTTCGCGGAAGTGCCGCCGCGCGTCGAGTACTCGCTGACCGAGCTGGGGCAGAGTCTCAACGAGGCACTGCGTGCGCTCGGCGACTGGGGTGAGGAACACGCAGATCACATCCTCACCCTGTCCGACACGGTGTGA
- a CDS encoding NAD(P)-dependent alcohol dehydrogenase: protein MTTDTTMTAAVYSRFGAPEEVHLDQRAIPSPKPGEVLIRVHASTVSVGDHRARARDIPAGLGVLAAIGLGVLRPSRPILGMDAAGVIAAVGAGVTAFAPGDRVIASTGGAFGGHAEYVRLPADGPITRAPDTMTFEEAVTLVFGGITAQCFFTQVAIGPGTSVLVNGASGAVGTAAIQLAKQLGADVTAVTSGGNAPLVTSLGADRVIDYTREDFTAGGDTFDVIVDCVGNAPFSRVGRLINPGGALLLVISDLRSMVSSRWHTRRSGKFVTWNVGRPGADDLAYLVSLADSGRFRPVIDRTFDLADIVEAHRYVDTGRKRGNVVLRITHLESDAIRPGAAGTKK from the coding sequence ATGACAACTGACACGACCATGACCGCGGCCGTCTATAGCCGCTTCGGCGCCCCCGAGGAGGTCCACCTCGATCAGCGTGCGATCCCCTCTCCCAAGCCCGGCGAGGTGCTCATCCGGGTGCACGCGAGCACGGTGAGCGTCGGCGACCACCGAGCCCGCGCTCGCGACATCCCTGCCGGCCTCGGGGTGCTCGCCGCCATCGGGCTCGGCGTGCTCCGCCCCAGCCGGCCGATCCTGGGCATGGACGCCGCGGGAGTCATCGCGGCGGTCGGCGCGGGCGTCACCGCCTTCGCGCCCGGCGACCGGGTCATCGCCTCGACGGGCGGAGCGTTCGGCGGTCACGCCGAGTACGTGCGCCTGCCCGCCGACGGCCCGATCACCAGGGCTCCCGACACCATGACCTTCGAGGAGGCGGTGACGCTGGTGTTCGGCGGCATCACCGCGCAGTGCTTCTTCACGCAGGTCGCGATCGGCCCTGGCACCTCGGTACTCGTCAACGGTGCCTCCGGTGCGGTCGGCACCGCCGCGATCCAGCTCGCGAAGCAACTCGGAGCCGACGTCACCGCCGTGACGAGCGGCGGCAACGCCCCGCTGGTCACATCACTCGGCGCCGACCGGGTCATCGACTACACGCGAGAGGACTTCACCGCGGGAGGCGACACGTTTGACGTGATCGTCGACTGCGTCGGCAACGCCCCCTTCAGCCGGGTGGGGAGACTCATCAACCCCGGAGGAGCGCTGCTGCTCGTCATCAGCGATCTGCGGTCGATGGTGAGCAGCCGCTGGCACACCCGCCGCTCGGGCAAGTTCGTCACCTGGAACGTCGGCAGACCAGGAGCAGACGACCTCGCGTACCTCGTCAGCCTCGCGGATTCCGGTCGCTTCCGGCCCGTCATCGACCGGACCTTCGATCTGGCCGACATCGTCGAGGCGCATCGCTACGTCGACACCGGACGCAAGCGGGGCAACGTCGTGCTGCGCATCACTCATCTCGAATCAGACGCCATCCGCCCCGGCGCAGCAGGAACGAAAAAATGA
- a CDS encoding DUF2306 domain-containing protein, translating into MSQQIKATRPTAEQKEQRRRSKSGWLAITGLLLLSALPVLGGVLRLQEVSGEPAETLLLASTVTIVAHIVAMTAYCILGAFQFSPALRTRRGWHRTAGRALIPAGFIAALSALWLAVFFGGPSDELALAMVRLVFAVAMTLFLVRGVIAIRRRDFVAHGAWMTRAYATAVSGGTQALVFAVWTIPLGDVDAFGEAWLVAVGFLINSAVAELLIRRRSVRQPGGVSRRGALVS; encoded by the coding sequence ATGTCGCAACAGATCAAGGCCACCCGCCCGACCGCCGAACAGAAGGAGCAGCGTCGGCGATCGAAGAGCGGCTGGCTGGCGATCACCGGCCTTCTGCTGCTCAGCGCCCTCCCCGTGCTCGGCGGCGTGCTTCGCCTGCAGGAGGTGAGCGGGGAACCCGCAGAGACACTTCTCTTGGCATCGACGGTCACGATCGTCGCGCACATCGTGGCGATGACCGCGTACTGCATTCTCGGGGCCTTCCAGTTCTCGCCGGCTCTGCGCACGCGGCGCGGTTGGCACCGCACGGCCGGCCGTGCACTGATCCCCGCCGGATTCATCGCGGCGCTCTCAGCCCTCTGGCTCGCGGTCTTCTTCGGTGGCCCTTCCGATGAGCTCGCGCTCGCGATGGTCCGCCTCGTCTTCGCCGTGGCGATGACACTGTTCCTCGTGAGGGGCGTCATCGCGATCAGGCGCCGCGACTTCGTGGCGCACGGAGCCTGGATGACCCGGGCGTACGCGACCGCCGTCTCGGGTGGAACCCAGGCACTCGTCTTCGCGGTGTGGACGATCCCTCTCGGCGACGTCGACGCGTTCGGAGAGGCCTGGCTCGTCGCGGTGGGCTTCCTGATCAACAGCGCCGTGGCGGAACTGCTCATCCGACGACGGTCAGTCCGCCAGCCGGGCGGGGTGTCGCGCCGTGGTGCGCTTGTATCATGA